One window of the Anaeromyxobacter dehalogenans 2CP-C genome contains the following:
- a CDS encoding FliI/YscN family ATPase, translated as MTLLDRDALARALAAADPTPLTGTVVRAAGLLVEALLPQVPVGTACEIHARDGAVVLAEVIGFQGGTARLMPLSGIQGVAEGCVVVPRASADRIPVDEALLGRVVDASLRPVDGGPVPILRQRTALHAAPPPALSRRRVERPVPLGIRAVDACLTVGEGQRVAVMAGPGVGKSVLLGMLARSATADVVVVGLVGERGREVREFVERDLGPGLARAVVVVATSDASPLERLRAAMAATAVAEWFRGRGRRVLLLVDSLSRVAQAQREIGLAAGEPPTTRGYPPSAFAILPRLVERAGNDAGPGSITAFYTVLAEGDDHAGDPIADAARATLDGHLVLSRRLAESGHFPAIDVLASVSRVMNDIVPPEHRALAREAREVLSAHREAADLVEVGAYAAGSNPRVDRALRCIEPLRAFLRQDPAERTPLPEALDRLARLLAPPPAVPAARKEAAHG; from the coding sequence GTGACGCTGCTCGATCGCGACGCCCTCGCCCGCGCGCTCGCCGCGGCGGACCCCACCCCGCTCACCGGGACGGTGGTGCGCGCGGCCGGGCTGCTGGTCGAGGCGCTCCTCCCGCAGGTGCCGGTGGGGACGGCCTGCGAGATCCACGCGCGGGACGGCGCGGTGGTGCTCGCGGAGGTGATCGGCTTCCAGGGCGGCACGGCGCGGCTCATGCCGCTGTCGGGGATCCAGGGCGTGGCGGAGGGGTGCGTGGTGGTGCCGCGCGCCAGCGCGGACCGCATCCCGGTGGACGAGGCGCTCCTCGGGCGCGTGGTGGACGCGTCGCTCCGGCCCGTGGACGGCGGCCCGGTGCCCATCCTGCGCCAGCGCACCGCGCTGCACGCCGCGCCGCCGCCCGCGCTCTCCCGGCGCCGGGTGGAGCGCCCCGTCCCGCTCGGCATCCGCGCGGTGGACGCCTGCCTGACGGTCGGCGAGGGCCAGCGCGTCGCGGTGATGGCCGGGCCGGGCGTGGGCAAGAGCGTGCTGCTCGGGATGCTGGCGCGCTCCGCCACCGCCGACGTGGTGGTGGTCGGGCTCGTCGGCGAGCGCGGCCGCGAGGTGCGCGAGTTCGTGGAGCGCGACCTCGGGCCGGGCCTGGCGCGCGCGGTGGTGGTGGTGGCCACCAGCGACGCCTCGCCGCTCGAGCGGCTGCGCGCCGCCATGGCGGCGACCGCGGTCGCCGAATGGTTCCGCGGCCGCGGCCGGCGGGTGCTCCTGCTGGTGGACTCGCTGTCGCGCGTGGCGCAGGCCCAGCGCGAGATCGGCCTCGCCGCGGGCGAGCCTCCCACCACCCGCGGCTACCCGCCCTCCGCGTTCGCGATCCTTCCCCGCCTGGTCGAGCGCGCCGGCAACGACGCCGGCCCGGGCAGCATCACCGCGTTCTACACCGTGCTGGCCGAGGGCGACGACCACGCCGGCGACCCCATCGCCGACGCGGCGCGCGCCACGCTGGACGGCCACCTGGTGCTGTCGCGCCGCCTGGCCGAGTCCGGCCACTTCCCGGCCATCGACGTGCTGGCGTCGGTGTCGCGCGTGATGAACGACATCGTCCCGCCGGAGCACCGCGCGCTGGCACGCGAGGCGCGCGAGGTGCTCTCCGCCCACCGCGAGGCGGCCGACCTGGTCGAGGTGGGCGCGTACGCGGCCGGGTCGAACCCGCGCGTCGATCGCGCGCTCCGCTGCATCGAGCCGCTGCGGGCGTTCCTCCGGCAGGATCCGGCCGAGCGGACCCCCCTGCCCGAGGCGCTGGACCGCCTCGCCCGCCTGCTGGCCCCGCCCCCGGCCGTCCCCGCCGCGAGGAAGGAGGCCGCGCATGGCTAG
- the fliE gene encoding flagellar hook-basal body complex protein FliE: MDGIRGIGPALYQPAAAPAARPEGGTFGRALGEALAQAEALQGAADAQAARSALGEGNLHETALALEKADVAMRVATRVRNKLVEAYQEVMRMSV; this comes from the coding sequence ATGGACGGCATCCGCGGCATCGGCCCGGCCCTCTACCAGCCCGCGGCGGCGCCGGCGGCGCGGCCGGAGGGCGGCACCTTCGGGCGCGCGCTCGGCGAGGCGCTGGCGCAGGCCGAGGCGCTGCAGGGCGCGGCCGACGCGCAGGCCGCGCGCTCCGCGCTCGGCGAGGGCAACCTGCACGAGACCGCGCTCGCGCTGGAGAAGGCCGACGTGGCGATGCGGGTGGCCACGCGCGTCCGCAACAAGCTCGTCGAGGCCTACCAGGAAGTCATGCGGATGAGCGTGTAG
- a CDS encoding sigma-54 interaction domain-containing protein: MTTNASTGPDAAPQDRHHGLVFGPDSPLGALVRTCERIARSDATVLLTGETGTGKEVFARAIHASSPRAGRPLVPVNCGAIPEALLESELFGHVRGAFTGAMTARRGRVAAAEGGTLFLDEIGELPLALQVKLLRVLQERTYEPVGSTEAVPADFRLVAATNRDLSAEVAAGRFRRDLYYRLLVCPLEIPPLRARKGDALRLFQHFWAARGERRPLEPAVAEALAAYDWPGNVRELENLVERLSVCAEGAVIRVADLPVALRCRRANDATRALAVAASPAAEAAPAPAAPAPIAFPAPARELAAPVAPQGDATAPAAAEIAEVAAVRADALEEGIDPALLRALTAEVAPSPAEPSFAAGRPVDLPNLLRRLEDAYIAAALARTGGNKKAAADLLGLQRTTLVEKLRRRNREPGAAAPRAAQA, encoded by the coding sequence ATGACGACGAACGCCAGCACCGGGCCGGACGCAGCGCCGCAGGATCGCCACCACGGGCTCGTGTTCGGGCCCGACAGCCCGCTCGGCGCGCTGGTGCGGACGTGCGAGCGCATCGCCCGGAGCGACGCGACGGTGCTGCTCACCGGCGAGACCGGCACCGGCAAGGAGGTGTTCGCCCGCGCCATCCACGCGAGCAGCCCGCGCGCGGGCCGTCCGCTGGTCCCGGTGAACTGCGGCGCCATCCCGGAGGCGCTGCTGGAGAGCGAGCTGTTCGGCCACGTGCGCGGCGCGTTCACCGGCGCGATGACCGCGCGGCGCGGCCGCGTGGCGGCCGCCGAGGGCGGCACGCTCTTCCTCGACGAGATCGGCGAGCTGCCGCTGGCGCTGCAGGTGAAGCTGCTGCGCGTGCTCCAGGAGCGCACCTACGAGCCGGTGGGCTCGACCGAGGCGGTCCCCGCCGACTTCCGCCTGGTGGCCGCGACCAACCGCGACCTCTCCGCCGAGGTGGCCGCCGGCCGCTTCCGCCGCGACCTCTACTACCGCCTGCTGGTCTGCCCGCTCGAGATCCCGCCGCTCCGCGCGCGGAAGGGCGACGCGCTGCGCCTGTTCCAGCACTTCTGGGCGGCGCGCGGCGAGCGGCGCCCGCTCGAGCCCGCCGTGGCGGAGGCGCTCGCCGCCTACGACTGGCCGGGCAACGTCCGCGAGCTGGAGAACCTGGTGGAGCGGCTCTCGGTCTGCGCCGAGGGGGCCGTCATCCGCGTGGCCGACCTCCCGGTGGCGCTGCGGTGCCGCCGCGCCAACGATGCGACGCGCGCGCTCGCGGTCGCGGCCTCCCCCGCGGCCGAGGCCGCGCCGGCCCCGGCGGCGCCCGCCCCCATCGCGTTCCCGGCGCCGGCCCGCGAGCTCGCCGCCCCGGTCGCCCCGCAGGGCGACGCGACCGCGCCGGCCGCCGCGGAGATCGCGGAGGTCGCGGCCGTTCGCGCCGACGCGCTCGAGGAGGGGATCGACCCTGCGCTCCTGCGCGCGCTCACCGCCGAGGTCGCGCCTTCGCCCGCCGAGCCCAGCTTCGCCGCGGGCCGGCCGGTGGACCTCCCGAACCTGCTCCGCCGGCTGGAGGACGCGTACATCGCGGCCGCGCTGGCCCGCACCGGCGGCAACAAGAAGGCCGCGGCCGACCTGCTCGGCCTCCAGCGCACCACGCTGGTCGAGAAGCTGCGCCGCCGCAACCGCGAGCCGGGCGCCGCCGCGCCCCGCGCCGCCCAGGCCTGA
- the flgC gene encoding flagellar basal body rod protein FlgC gives MDFLSALNVSASGLAAERVRVNLAASNLANAETTRGPDGQPYRRLDPVLEAVPFDAALGAAGPAPSGVRVAAIAEGDGPGRRVFSPAHPDADPDGFVTLPDVNPVHEIVNLMSAQKAYEANATAVDTLKTMAQRALEIAR, from the coding sequence ATGGACTTCCTCTCCGCCCTGAACGTCAGCGCGTCCGGCCTCGCCGCCGAGCGCGTCCGCGTCAACCTCGCCGCCTCCAACCTGGCGAACGCCGAGACCACCCGCGGCCCGGACGGCCAGCCCTATCGCCGGCTGGACCCGGTGCTCGAGGCGGTGCCGTTCGACGCCGCGCTGGGCGCGGCCGGCCCGGCACCCTCCGGCGTGCGCGTGGCCGCCATCGCCGAGGGCGACGGCCCGGGGCGCCGGGTGTTCAGCCCGGCCCACCCGGACGCGGACCCCGACGGCTTCGTGACGCTCCCCGACGTCAACCCGGTGCACGAGATCGTGAACCTCATGTCGGCCCAGAAGGCCTACGAGGCGAACGCCACCGCGGTGGACACGCTCAAGACGATGGCGCAGCGCGCCCTCGAGATCGCGAGGTAG
- a CDS encoding FliH/SctL family protein, whose product MTGTPRPPAFLAARPAAPLRAAPFAVAAAASSAPRPPEPRGSPPPAAPPEPPPPPAPAPDAPAVEALRAEALERVAHAVEVLRLQAGRLAEQARADALEVGFQVARRILEAEVSTSPDALFALVRGALRKAGGSRRVTVRLHPEDLPRVAPAALSEAAGLSAAAIELAGDASLERGDCVVDTDFGRVDGRLRTRLEELHRAAQAAAEEEVA is encoded by the coding sequence ATGACCGGCACGCCCAGACCCCCCGCCTTCCTCGCCGCGCGCCCGGCCGCGCCGCTGCGGGCCGCGCCGTTCGCGGTGGCCGCCGCCGCGTCCTCCGCGCCGCGCCCGCCCGAGCCGCGGGGCTCGCCACCGCCGGCGGCGCCGCCCGAGCCGCCGCCCCCGCCCGCGCCGGCGCCCGACGCGCCCGCGGTGGAGGCGCTCCGCGCCGAGGCGCTCGAGCGGGTGGCGCACGCGGTCGAGGTGCTCCGGCTGCAGGCCGGCCGCCTGGCCGAGCAGGCCCGCGCCGACGCGCTGGAGGTCGGCTTCCAGGTGGCGCGCCGGATCCTCGAGGCCGAGGTGAGCACCTCGCCCGACGCGCTGTTCGCGCTGGTTCGCGGCGCGTTGCGGAAGGCGGGAGGATCGCGCCGCGTCACGGTGCGGCTGCACCCCGAGGACCTACCGCGGGTCGCCCCCGCCGCCCTCTCCGAGGCCGCCGGGCTCTCGGCCGCCGCGATCGAGCTGGCCGGCGACGCCTCGCTGGAGCGCGGCGACTGCGTGGTGGACACCGACTTCGGCCGGGTGGACGGCCGGCTGCGCACGCGGCTCGAGGAGCTGCACCGGGCCGCCCAGGCGGCCGCCGAGGAGGAGGTCGCGTGA
- the fliF gene encoding flagellar basal-body MS-ring/collar protein FliF: MEPLLKQLRELPRLLGALPGGLKLVLVAGALAAIGVAALTAVRSAEAYQYAFTNLTPEDSAEAAGALGAAGVPYRLEAGGSALAVPASRVYDARLLLAGAGLPRGGGVGFEIFDRGDLGVSEFTQKVNLRRATEGELARTISRLAQVRSARVHLTLPEKGLYRDQDRPAAAAVVVNLQPGRTLGQREISGIRHLVSSAVPGLAPAGVSVVDGRGEVISDEGALGEAIGYQRRMERDLERRIVDLLGQAVGAGAVVARVTASLDQTEIQSSAQVLDPDSATLRSERKLTQQSSSDGAGPAGVAGAAANQPLAPPAPAPGARGRSSASTEDQTRNYDVSTTTTTSVARVPRLERLSVAVLVDGAGGQPRADAEIARLGELAKRAVGFDADRGDTFEISSSPFVRAEEPAAPPAPPPTLLERPAVRWGALGAGALVGLALLALALRRRRPPAAPEVLPIRPGARVAEIEAALARDAALPGAPAPRSAALADPSATLRDRARDLATQDPTRTAHLLKAWIAQESGQPVQPERSNADA; the protein is encoded by the coding sequence ATGGAGCCCCTCCTCAAGCAGCTCCGCGAGCTCCCTCGCCTCCTCGGCGCCCTCCCCGGCGGCCTGAAGCTGGTGCTGGTGGCGGGCGCGCTCGCGGCCATCGGCGTCGCCGCGCTGACCGCGGTCCGCTCCGCCGAGGCCTACCAGTACGCCTTCACCAACCTCACGCCGGAGGACTCGGCGGAGGCGGCCGGCGCGCTCGGCGCCGCCGGCGTGCCCTACCGCCTGGAGGCGGGCGGCTCCGCGCTGGCGGTGCCCGCGTCGCGCGTGTACGACGCGCGGCTGCTGCTCGCCGGCGCCGGGCTGCCGCGCGGCGGCGGGGTGGGCTTCGAGATCTTCGACCGCGGCGACCTGGGCGTGTCCGAGTTCACGCAGAAGGTGAACCTGCGCCGCGCCACCGAGGGCGAGCTGGCGCGCACCATCTCGCGCCTCGCGCAGGTCCGCTCGGCGCGCGTCCACCTCACCCTGCCGGAGAAGGGGCTGTACCGCGATCAGGACCGCCCCGCGGCGGCGGCGGTGGTGGTCAACCTGCAGCCAGGGCGCACGCTGGGGCAGCGCGAGATCTCCGGCATCCGCCACCTGGTCTCGTCCGCCGTCCCCGGGCTCGCCCCTGCCGGCGTCTCGGTCGTGGACGGCCGGGGCGAGGTGATCTCCGACGAGGGCGCGCTGGGCGAGGCCATCGGCTACCAGCGCCGGATGGAGCGCGACCTGGAGCGGCGCATCGTGGACCTGCTCGGCCAGGCGGTGGGCGCGGGCGCGGTGGTGGCCCGGGTCACGGCCTCGCTCGACCAGACCGAGATCCAGAGCAGCGCGCAGGTGCTCGACCCCGACTCCGCCACGCTGCGCAGCGAGCGGAAGCTCACCCAGCAGTCGTCGAGCGACGGCGCGGGCCCGGCCGGCGTGGCCGGCGCCGCCGCCAACCAGCCGCTCGCGCCGCCGGCGCCGGCGCCCGGCGCCCGCGGGCGCAGCAGCGCCTCCACCGAGGACCAGACCCGCAACTACGACGTCTCCACCACCACCACCACCTCGGTGGCGCGCGTCCCGCGCCTGGAGCGGCTCTCGGTGGCGGTGCTGGTGGACGGCGCCGGCGGGCAGCCGCGCGCCGACGCGGAGATCGCGCGGCTGGGCGAGCTGGCCAAGCGGGCGGTGGGCTTCGACGCCGACCGCGGCGACACGTTCGAGATCTCCTCGTCGCCGTTCGTGCGCGCCGAGGAGCCCGCCGCGCCCCCGGCGCCCCCGCCCACGCTGCTCGAGCGCCCCGCGGTCCGGTGGGGCGCGCTCGGCGCGGGCGCGCTGGTGGGCCTCGCGCTGCTCGCGCTGGCGCTGCGGCGCCGCCGGCCGCCGGCCGCGCCCGAGGTGCTGCCCATCCGGCCCGGCGCCCGCGTGGCCGAGATCGAGGCCGCGCTGGCCCGCGACGCCGCGCTCCCCGGCGCCCCGGCGCCCCGCTCCGCCGCGCTGGCGGATCCGTCCGCCACCTTGCGCGACCGGGCCCGCGATCTCGCCACGCAGGATCCCACCCGCACCGCCCACCTCCTGAAGGCGTGGATCGCCCAGGAGTCGGGCCAGCCCGTCCAGCCCGAGCGGAGCAACGCCGATGCCTGA
- a CDS encoding flagellar motor switch protein FliG: MPDLVAAPATPPPAPAPERPGPGAQRAAAVLLGVGPEVAAAVFKLLGEAELRRIALGAKALRARGPKAITEALEQFVTSMETVGGDAAAGDDLLREVAERALGADAARRAFDGVVPPPPPDEVLGPVSQADPEALAMVLQREQPQTVALVLSSLDGPRAVGVMERLPEKLRPDVLRRMATIESVAPEVLREVGHALSSELKAVVAGGMRKVDGKATALEILRRSPPQEQAQVLGEIERDDAQLAGELRGRLFTFGDLVGLADRDLQLLLREIDGQRLTVALKGATAELRDRFLQNLSARAAEMLADDLAAMGPVKLASVEAAQQEIAKAAQELAQEGRITIVNPAEKML, from the coding sequence ATGCCTGATCTCGTCGCCGCCCCGGCCACCCCGCCGCCCGCGCCCGCCCCCGAGCGCCCCGGCCCCGGCGCGCAGCGCGCCGCGGCGGTGCTGCTGGGCGTCGGCCCGGAGGTCGCGGCCGCGGTGTTCAAGCTCCTCGGCGAGGCCGAGCTGCGCCGCATCGCGCTCGGCGCGAAGGCGCTCCGCGCCCGCGGCCCGAAGGCCATCACCGAGGCGCTGGAGCAGTTCGTCACCAGCATGGAGACCGTGGGCGGCGACGCGGCCGCCGGCGACGACCTGCTGCGCGAGGTGGCGGAGCGGGCGCTCGGCGCGGACGCGGCCCGGCGCGCCTTCGACGGCGTGGTCCCGCCGCCCCCGCCCGACGAGGTGCTCGGCCCGGTGTCGCAGGCCGACCCGGAGGCGCTCGCGATGGTCCTGCAGCGCGAGCAGCCGCAGACGGTGGCGCTCGTGCTCTCCTCGCTCGACGGGCCGCGCGCGGTGGGCGTGATGGAGCGGCTGCCCGAGAAGCTCCGGCCCGACGTGCTGCGCCGGATGGCCACCATCGAGTCGGTGGCGCCGGAGGTGCTCCGCGAGGTGGGCCACGCGCTCTCCTCCGAGCTGAAGGCGGTGGTGGCGGGCGGGATGCGCAAGGTGGACGGCAAGGCCACCGCGCTCGAGATCCTGCGCCGCTCGCCGCCGCAGGAGCAGGCGCAGGTGCTGGGCGAGATCGAGCGCGACGACGCGCAGCTCGCCGGCGAGCTGCGGGGCCGGCTGTTCACCTTCGGCGACCTGGTCGGCCTGGCCGACCGCGACCTGCAGCTGCTGCTGCGCGAGATCGACGGGCAGCGGCTCACCGTGGCGCTGAAGGGCGCCACCGCCGAGCTGCGCGACCGGTTCCTCCAGAACCTCTCCGCCCGCGCGGCCGAGATGCTCGCCGACGACCTCGCGGCCATGGGCCCGGTGAAGCTCGCCTCGGTGGAGGCGGCGCAGCAGGAGATCGCCAAGGCGGCCCAGGAGCTCGCGCAGGAGGGCCGCATCACCATCGTCAACCCCGCCGAGAAGATGCTGTAG
- a CDS encoding flagellar basal body rod protein FlgB, whose product MRIFDATLSTLERALDVRLARQTVLGGDLANANTPGFTPLDLDFRAAMAAAPAPGPDVPAAPPPRVAARRGDIPLTLAAAVAGAPQPIAGAAAPERFVAEVPGAAPGLDGNAVDLDRTTAAIAENAIQYGAAARAAAKKLAILRYVASDGAA is encoded by the coding sequence ATGAGGATCTTCGACGCCACGCTCTCGACGCTCGAACGCGCGCTCGACGTCCGCCTGGCCCGCCAGACCGTGCTCGGCGGCGACCTCGCGAACGCGAACACCCCCGGCTTCACGCCGCTCGACCTCGACTTCCGGGCCGCCATGGCCGCGGCGCCCGCGCCCGGCCCCGACGTGCCCGCGGCCCCTCCACCCCGGGTGGCGGCGCGCCGGGGCGACATCCCCTTGACGCTCGCCGCCGCGGTCGCGGGCGCCCCGCAGCCGATCGCCGGCGCGGCCGCGCCGGAGCGCTTCGTCGCGGAGGTGCCGGGCGCCGCGCCGGGGCTCGACGGCAACGCGGTGGACCTCGACCGCACCACCGCCGCCATCGCCGAGAACGCCATCCAGTACGGCGCCGCCGCCCGGGCCGCCGCCAAGAAGCTCGCCATCCTCCGCTACGTCGCCTCCGACGGCGCGGCCTAG
- a CDS encoding magnesium transporter MgtE N-terminal domain-containing protein, whose product MASPAVLAFLVAALLASDAPPASPATPAPLPPALSGRALGEELQRAARDRREEQAALAQERQRLEALAAEIERARAALREETARLQALAAAAAKAPAAPPAPARKPAARTAGLRPGAKPPPTPAAVAARTVRNLRPEQAAAMLAHLDRAAAAAILREMRAADAAAVVDRMAPEAGAELLTLLARSPAP is encoded by the coding sequence ATGGCTAGCCCCGCCGTCCTGGCCTTCCTGGTGGCCGCGCTGCTCGCCTCCGACGCGCCCCCCGCGTCCCCCGCCACGCCCGCGCCGCTGCCGCCGGCGCTCTCCGGGCGCGCGCTGGGCGAGGAGCTGCAGCGCGCCGCCCGCGACCGCCGCGAGGAGCAGGCGGCGCTCGCGCAGGAGCGGCAGCGCCTCGAGGCGCTCGCCGCCGAGATCGAGCGCGCCCGCGCCGCGCTCCGCGAGGAGACCGCGCGCCTGCAGGCGCTCGCCGCCGCCGCCGCGAAGGCCCCGGCGGCGCCGCCGGCCCCCGCGCGAAAGCCCGCCGCGCGCACCGCCGGCCTGCGCCCCGGCGCGAAGCCGCCGCCCACGCCCGCCGCGGTCGCGGCGCGCACCGTCCGCAACCTGCGCCCGGAGCAGGCCGCCGCCATGCTCGCGCACCTGGACCGCGCCGCGGCCGCCGCCATCCTCCGAGAGATGCGCGCGGCCGACGCGGCCGCGGTGGTGGACCGGATGGCGCCCGAGGCCGGCGCCGAGCTGCTCACCCTCCTCGCCCGGAGCCCCGCGCCATGA
- a CDS encoding flagellar hook-length control protein FliK: MTPGPILPGAAAGATPEPRTTRPADGPQFEDALRAAHPADGAGRPAPHGPARAAGREPAGPGRHRSDAAAPAAAADAPPPAALAAQAALAAAAHAPAPRPSASPRASTPDRRRAGLAPAIAGPEAPSPGASPEADAPRRAAHRAASAQGPQNGPGQPFVLGVRPATTPARAAVRRAPGAAPLAPAAGAAAGPPVHAAVAARLPDAETGLPPARAAGGGRRRAPAAPTARDALHRAAGAPEATGAGPMAGAAAASRAAEPGPAAGAEAPRAPLPPLPPEPAEPAVTGALLPAAAHLRVRSDALGDLALHLRIADGAAHVRVETAAAAALEARAPELARALAAEGLGLARLEVEPRGAVPAAPPAGPGDPRSATAGGGGDRPGGRDREPPAAPFPPHSSAPARAAPARRSAHDVTA; the protein is encoded by the coding sequence ATGACGCCCGGACCGATCCTCCCCGGCGCCGCGGCCGGCGCCACCCCGGAGCCGCGGACCACGCGCCCCGCCGACGGCCCGCAGTTCGAGGACGCGCTCCGCGCGGCCCATCCCGCCGACGGCGCCGGGCGCCCGGCGCCCCACGGCCCGGCGCGAGCCGCGGGCCGGGAGCCCGCCGGCCCCGGCCGCCACCGGAGCGACGCGGCCGCACCGGCCGCGGCCGCCGACGCGCCGCCGCCCGCGGCCCTGGCCGCGCAGGCCGCGCTCGCCGCCGCTGCGCACGCGCCGGCGCCCCGCCCGTCCGCGAGCCCGCGCGCGTCCACGCCCGACCGGCGCCGCGCCGGCCTCGCCCCGGCGATCGCCGGCCCGGAGGCGCCGTCGCCCGGCGCGAGCCCGGAGGCCGACGCGCCACGCCGCGCCGCCCACCGCGCTGCCTCCGCCCAGGGCCCGCAGAACGGCCCGGGCCAGCCGTTCGTGCTCGGGGTGCGCCCCGCCACCACGCCTGCGCGGGCGGCCGTCCGGCGCGCGCCCGGCGCGGCCCCGCTCGCGCCCGCCGCGGGCGCGGCCGCCGGCCCCCCCGTGCACGCGGCCGTGGCCGCGCGCCTCCCCGATGCCGAGACCGGGCTCCCGCCGGCCCGCGCCGCCGGGGGCGGTCGCCGCCGCGCCCCCGCCGCGCCGACCGCGCGCGACGCGCTCCACCGGGCCGCCGGCGCACCCGAGGCCACCGGCGCGGGCCCGATGGCCGGCGCCGCCGCGGCGTCCCGTGCCGCGGAACCCGGGCCGGCGGCCGGCGCCGAGGCGCCGCGCGCCCCGCTCCCCCCGCTGCCGCCCGAGCCGGCCGAGCCCGCGGTGACCGGCGCGCTGCTCCCGGCCGCCGCCCACCTGCGGGTCCGCTCCGACGCGCTCGGCGACCTCGCGCTCCACCTGCGGATCGCCGACGGCGCCGCGCACGTGCGCGTGGAGACCGCGGCGGCGGCCGCGCTCGAGGCGCGCGCGCCGGAGCTCGCCCGCGCGCTCGCCGCCGAGGGGCTGGGCCTCGCCCGCCTCGAGGTGGAGCCGCGCGGGGCCGTGCCGGCGGCGCCGCCGGCCGGTCCGGGCGACCCGCGCTCCGCGACCGCGGGGGGCGGCGGGGACCGGCCCGGAGGCCGCGACCGCGAGCCGCCCGCGGCGCCGTTCCCCCCCCACTCCTCCGCCCCCGCGCGCGCCGCCCCCGCGCGCCGGAGCGCCCACGACGTCACCGCCTAG